The following are from one region of the Heliangelus exortis chromosome 2, bHelExo1.hap1, whole genome shotgun sequence genome:
- the POMGNT2 gene encoding protein O-linked-mannose beta-1,4-N-acetylglucosaminyltransferase 2: protein MNIAAVFNALLVSVLAAVLWKYFKLREHAFVVEEELVLMRQSQELSQAQIDYHAALQALVEEGTRMVCTGKMHTDRICRFESLCYSTEAEEFVYFHSNSSVMLPNLGSRRFQPALLDLSSVEDHNTQYFNFVELPAAALKFMPKPVFVPDVALIANRFNPDNLMHVFHDDLLPIYYTMQQFSDLDLEARLFFMEGWSEGAHFDLYKLLSNKQPLLREQLKTLGRLLCFTKAYVGLSKITTWYQYGFVQPQGPKANILVSGNEIRQFTKFMMQKLNVSLEESSSEEYIVVFSRTINRLILNEAELILALAQEFQMKTITVSLEEHSFSDIVRLISNASMLVSMHGAQLVMSLFLPRGATVVELFPYAINPEHYTPYKTLATLPGMDLQYIAWQNTVREDTITYPDRPWDQGGIAHLDKAEQERIIKSTEVPRHLCCRNPEWLFRAYQDTKVNIPSLIHVIRQTVKSKPGPKKQKWSGSLYPGKVRDAKCQASVQGTSEAKLSVSWQIPWNLKYLKVREVKYEVWIQEQGENTYMPYILSHQNHTFSENIKPFTVYLVWIRCIFNKNLLGPFADVLLCST, encoded by the coding sequence ATGAACATAGCAGCTGTGTTTAATGCCCTGCTCGTGTCTGTCCTTGCTGCCGTGCTGTGGAAGTACTTCAAGCTGCGTGAGCATGCCTTCGTGGTCGAAGAGGAGTTGGTCCTCATGCGCCAGTCTCAGGAACTCTCTCAGGCTCAGATTGACTACCACGCAGCTCTGCAGGCCCTGGTGGAGGAGGGCACCAGGATGGTGTGCACTGGCAAGATGCACACCGATCGCATCTGTCGCTTCGAGTCCCTCTGCTACTCTACGGAGGCTGAGGAGTTTGTCTACTTTCACAGCAACTCCTCAGTCATGCTGCCCAACCTGGGTTCCCGGAGgttccagccagctctgctcgATCTCTCCTCGGTGGAGGATCACAACACCCAGTACTTCAATTTTGTggagctgccagctgctgccctgAAATTTATGCCAAAGCCGGTCTTTGTGCCTGATGTGGCACTGATTGCCAACAGGTTCAACCCAGACAACCTGATGCACGTCTTTCATGACGACCTCCTCCCGATTTATTACACCATGCAGCAGTTCTCTGATTTAGATCTGGAGGCAAGGCTGTTCTTCATGGAAGGGTGGAGTGAAGGTGCTCACTTTGACCTCTACAAGTTACTGAGTAACAAGCAGCCGCTCCTCAGGGAGCAGCTTAAAACCCTGGGCAGGCTCCTCTGCTTTACCAAAGCTTATGTGGGACTGTCCAAAATCACCACCTGGTACCAGTACGGATTTGTCCAGCCACAAGGGCCAAAGGCTAACATTTTGGTTTCTGGTAACGAGATCAGGCAGTTCACCAAATTCATGATGCAGAAGCTGAACGTCAGCTTGGAGGAAAGCTCCAGTGAGGAGTACATCGTAGTGTTCAGTCGAACAATCAACAGACTTATCCTAAATGAGGCAGAACTAATCCTGGCTCTCGCTCAGGAGTTTCAGATGAAAACCATTACTGTCTCTCTGGAGGAGCATTCATTTTCTGACATTGTCCGGTTGATCAGCAATGCATCCATGCTGGTCAGCATGCATGGGGCTCAATTAGTCATGTCTCTCTTCCTGCCAAGAGGTGCCACAGTGGTGGAGCTCTTTCCTTATGCTATCAACCCTGAACACTATACCCCTTATAAAACCCTGGCAACCCTTCCTGGCATGGACTTGCAGTACATTGCCTGGCAGAACACCGTCAGGGAAGACACCATTACCTACCCAGACAGACCTTGGGATCAGGGTGGGATTGCTCATCTGGACAAAGCTGAACAGGAGCGCATCATTAAGAGCACGGAGGTGCCGCGGCACCTTTGCTGCCGCAACCCCGAGTGGCTGTTCCGTGCCTACCAGGACACGAAGGTGAACATCCCTTCTCTCATCCATGTCATCAGGCAGACTGTGAAGTCTAAGCCTGGGCCCAAAAAGCAGAAGTGGTCCGGTAGCCTCTACCCTGGCAAAGTGAGGGATGCCAAGTGTCAAGCCTCTGTCCAGGGCACAAGCGAAGCTAAACTTTCCGTGTCCTGGCAGATCCCCTGGAACCTGAAGTACCTGAAGGTCAGAGAAGTGAAATATGAGGTGTGGATACAAGAGCAAGGAGAAAACACTTACATGCCTTATATATTGTCTCATCAGAATCACACCTTCTCAGAAAACATTAAGCCCTTCACAGTATATCTGGTGTGGATACGCTGCATCTTCAACAAAAATCTCCTGGGACCTTTTGCAGATGTGCTCTTGTGTAGTACATAA